From a single Nymphaea colorata isolate Beijing-Zhang1983 chromosome 4, ASM883128v2, whole genome shotgun sequence genomic region:
- the LOC116252259 gene encoding amino acid permease 6-like, whose product MPISSAKGPFWLIDFANLCIVIHLLGAWQVYTQPVYAFIEGWAASKWQTSDFIKKEHVIILPYYGAYSINMFRLLWRTAYVVLTTAIAMAVPFFNDIMGLLGALAFWPLTVYFPIEMFIACNKVKPFTFRWTWLRVLSMGCLLISVAAAVGSVQGIVADLHTSKPFQSYS is encoded by the exons ATGCCAATAAGCTCTGCGAAAGGTCCTTTTTGGTTGATTGACTTTGCCAATTTATGCATCGTCATCCATCTCCTCGGTGCTTGGCAG GTATACACCCAACCTGTATATGCCTTCATTGAGGGCTGGGCTGCGAGCAAGTGGCAGACAAGTGACTTTATCAAAAAAGAGCACGTTATTATCCTCCCATACTATGGGGCTTACAGCATTAACATGTTCCGGCTACTGTGGAGGACAGCATATGTGGTGTTGACAACGGCCATAGCCATGGCGGTGCCTTTCTTCAATGATATCATGGGACTGCTGGGAGCTCTCGCTTTCTGGCCACTCACCGTCTACTTCCCGATCGAAATGTTCATAGCATGTAACAAGGTCAAGCCTTTCACTTTCCGGTGGACATGGCTTCGAGTGCTGAGCATGGGCTGCCTTCTCATATCTGTAGCTGCTGCAGTTGGTTCTGTACAGGGAATTGTTGCGGATCTTCACACCTCTAAGCCATTTCAATCTTACAGTTAA
- the LOC116252950 gene encoding KH domain-containing protein HEN4-like has translation MSFALTPSKRPYEWNHIQPNGREKWNSFPLPSQHQRKLPSDSIVFRILCRASKTGSVIGKGGTIVTQIRKETGAKIRVEEPLPGCEERVVVIIGPEKDKEADKEQGREDGDENEGGDNGKEIKEQDDEKDDKESEPLKDQQGEKGIPPAQKALLLVFERMVEGESENETEDEASKKSSFVVRLLVPSIQVGCILGKGGSVIKQMSAESGAQIRILPRDKIPSCALPSEELVQISGPVDSARKALQSVSQQLLENPPRERDTFPAGKSSFLATHPLGPVPHSEVPPPIGYHSSAQGPRHAFGLHDGNDFFPSASPSVSMFHDPARSSRVNSPPDILSFRLLCTNEKVGGVIGKGGSIVRNIHSETGADIKILDAVQDTDDRVIAISAPVHPMDRIAAAQDALLRVQHRVVRSVPDSSDKNVLARLLVPSNQIGCLLGKGGSIMAEMRKLSGAQIRILGKDQISKCASEHEEEVQVSGEFESVQEALLQVTSRLRHNMFRGPPMHHPPHNPFSEHMPPMVSYMGRREPSPQRMYPSFGPSPRKFDQGEVLAPHEERPLFPHGIQPGIPHGSERMPMPTWPSHGSGGAASGLPDYPGAGPPSRVTGFGSHPAIITNTTVEVAVPRAFVPSIYGEDGECLRQIRQISGAKITITEPRPGDTETVIIISGTPDQTHAAQSLLQAFVMSGQGSP, from the exons ATGTCTTTTGCGTTGACACCATCTAAAAGACCCTATGAGTGGAACCATATTCAGCCAAATGGAAGGGAGAAGTGGAATAGTTTCCCTTTACCTTCACAGCATCAGAGAAAATTGCCCTCTGATTCTATTGTGTTTCGAATCCTTTGTCGTGCTTCAAAGACTGGAAGTGTGATTGGTAAAGGTGGGACTATTGTCACACAAATACGTAAAGAAACTGGGGCAAAAATACGAGTAGAAGAACCCCTTCCTGGTTGTGAGGAACGAGTAGTTGTTATAATAGGACCTGAAAAGGACAAAGAGGCTGATAAGGAGCAGGGCAGAGAGGATGGTGATGAAAATGAAGGTGGAGACAATGGcaaggaaataaaagaacagGATGATGAGAAGGATGATAAAGAATCAGAGCCTTTAAAAGACCAACAGGGTGAAAAAGGTATTCCACCAGCACAAAAGGCATTATTGCTTGTTTTCGAGAGAATGGTTGAAGGGGAGTCTGAGAATGAGACCGAAGATGAAGCAAGCAAGAAATCCAGCTTTGTTGTAAGGCTGCTTGTGCCTTCAATCCAAGTGGGTTGCATTCTTGGGAAAGGTGGAAGTGTAATTAAACAAATGTCAGCTGAGAGTGGGGCACAAATAAGAATCCTTCCAAGAGATAAGATACCTTCATGTGCTCTGCCATCTGAAGAACTGGTTCAG ATTTCTGGACCAGTGGATTCGGCAAGAAAAGCTCTTCAATCTGTTTCTCAACAGCTTCTGGAAAATCCTCCGCGCGAGAGGGATACATTTCCTGCAGGCAAATCATCTTTTCTGGCAACACATCCACTTGGTCCTGTCCCTCATTCAGAAGTCCCGCCTCCCATAGGCTACCATTCTTCTGCTCAAGGTCCTCGTCATGCCTTTGGCTTGCATGATGGGAATGATTTTTTCCCAAGTGCTTCTCCTTCTGTTTCTATGTTTCATGATCCTGCTAGATCAAGTCGGGTTAATAGTCCACCAGATATTCTCAGTTTTCGTTTGTTATGTACTAATGAGAAGGTTGGAGGTGTGATTGGAAAGGGAGGAAGTATAGTGAGAAATATTCACAGTGAGACAGGTGCTGATATCAAAATCCTTGATGCTGTACAAGATACTGATGATCGGGTCATAGCAATTTCTGCTCCTGTT CACCCAATGGATAGGATTGCTGCTGCTCAAGATGCACTTCTTCGTGTACAACATAGGGTTGTAAGATCAGTTCCTGATTCTAGTGACAAAAATGTGCTTGCTCGGCTTCTTGTACCATCCAATCAGATAGGGTGCCTGCTTGGAAAGGGTGGTAGCATAATGGCAGAGATGAGAAAGCTCTCTGGGGCACAGATACGTATTTTGGGAAAGGATCAGATATCAAAATGTGCCTCAGAGCATGAAGAAGAAGTTCag GTATCTGGGGAATTTGAGTCAGTACAGGAGGCTCTTCTACAAGTTACCTCAAGGCTGCGCCATAATATGTTTCGTGGTCCTCCTATGCACCATCCACCACATAATCCTTTCTCTGAGCACATGCCTCCAATGGTGTCATACATGGGAAGGCGAGAGCCATCACCTCAAAGAATGTATCCCAGCTTTGGTCCCTCGCCGCGTAAATTTGACCAGGGTGAGGTCCTTGCACCTCATGAGGAACGACCTCTCTTCCCTCACGGTATCCAGCCAGGGATCCCCCATGGTTCTGAAAGGATGCCCATGCCCACCTGGCCATCACAT GGAAGTGGTGGGGCTGCTAGTGGTTTACCTGACTATCCGGGGGCTGGCCCTCCAAGTAGGGTGACAGGATTTGGAAG CCATCCTGCCATCATCACAAACACAACTGTAGAAGTTGCTGTTCCACGTGCTTTTGTACCTTCAATTTATGGAGAGGATGGAGAGTGTTTGCGGCAGATTCGCCAG ATATCAGGTGCCAAAATTACCATCACTGAACCTAGGCCAGGGGACACAGAGACAGTGATCATAATATCAGGAACACCTGATCAAACTCATGCTGCACAAAGTCTTCTACAGGCATTTGTAATGAGCGGGCAGGGGTCACCATAA